Proteins from a single region of Shinella zoogloeoides:
- a CDS encoding heavy metal translocating P-type ATPase has translation MSNLVSRIKSAFVHPARRRFWLTVGSGGLIAAGLLARYGFGMVEAWTALMVAAAFLAGSDIAIRAWRSLRVKHFSIELLVTVAAVGALIIGEVWESAAVTFLFMFGGWLEARTMGQTRGALKALLDAAPATATVLRDGDPVEVPAHMVQLGETVLVRAGQRIPVDGEVTEGTAAVSEAAITGEPMPAEKAPGSHVHAGTIAENGLLRIRATNVGADTTLARIIQRVEEAQEEKAPSQRMIERFAQWYTPSIIGLAVAAFAVTQDIRLALTLLVVGCPGALVISTPVSIVAGIGRAARSGILIKGGQHLESAGRIDTLALDKTGTLTEGKPQLASIVALGGIAEAELLHLAATAETGSTHPLGRPIVEAGRKQGPLSTLESLEEHAGMGLSARIDGRIIAAGNRRLMDTLGIALGQEGEAALDRLLSNGQTPILVARDGQLIGMLGMSDMAREGAAEAITRLRNIGIGRVVMLTGDQHGAAEAIAREVGIDEVHAGLMPEDKLELIRKMKADGAHVAMVGDGINDAPALAAADTSIAMGAAGSDVAIETADIALLKDDLGKIPEAMAISRATLGNMRQNLVIALVTVAGLLAGVFSGNVHMAGGMLVHQLSVLIVIANGMRLLRMPKTTAPGGRASKVATARPATVAARG, from the coding sequence ATGAGCAATCTTGTCAGCAGGATCAAGAGCGCCTTCGTGCATCCGGCACGGCGGCGTTTCTGGCTGACGGTCGGCAGCGGCGGGTTGATCGCGGCCGGTCTTCTGGCGCGCTACGGCTTCGGCATGGTCGAGGCATGGACCGCGCTGATGGTCGCGGCCGCATTTCTTGCCGGCTCCGACATCGCGATCCGTGCCTGGCGCTCGCTGCGTGTAAAGCATTTCAGCATCGAATTGCTCGTCACCGTCGCGGCGGTCGGCGCGCTCATTATTGGCGAAGTCTGGGAGTCGGCGGCCGTCACCTTCCTGTTCATGTTCGGCGGCTGGCTGGAGGCGCGCACCATGGGGCAGACCCGTGGCGCGCTGAAGGCATTGCTTGATGCCGCGCCCGCCACCGCGACCGTGCTGCGCGACGGCGATCCCGTCGAGGTGCCGGCGCATATGGTCCAGCTTGGCGAGACCGTGCTGGTCAGGGCCGGTCAACGCATCCCGGTGGATGGTGAAGTAACCGAAGGCACCGCCGCCGTCAGCGAGGCGGCGATTACCGGTGAGCCGATGCCGGCCGAGAAAGCGCCTGGCAGCCACGTCCATGCAGGAACGATCGCCGAGAACGGGTTGCTGCGCATCCGCGCCACCAATGTCGGCGCCGACACCACCCTTGCCCGCATTATTCAGCGCGTCGAGGAAGCGCAGGAGGAAAAGGCCCCGAGCCAGCGCATGATCGAGCGCTTTGCGCAATGGTATACGCCGTCGATCATCGGGCTCGCGGTCGCCGCCTTCGCGGTGACGCAGGACATCCGCCTGGCGCTGACGCTGCTGGTCGTCGGTTGCCCCGGCGCGCTGGTCATCTCGACGCCGGTCTCCATCGTCGCCGGCATCGGCCGGGCGGCGCGCAGCGGCATCCTGATCAAGGGCGGCCAGCATCTGGAAAGTGCGGGCCGCATCGATACGCTGGCGCTCGACAAGACCGGCACGCTGACGGAAGGCAAGCCGCAGCTCGCCTCTATCGTCGCGCTCGGCGGCATTGCCGAGGCCGAGTTGCTGCATCTGGCTGCGACCGCCGAGACCGGATCGACCCATCCGCTCGGCCGTCCGATCGTCGAGGCCGGCCGCAAGCAGGGGCCGCTTTCCACGCTCGAATCGCTGGAGGAACATGCCGGCATGGGCCTGAGCGCCCGCATCGACGGCCGCATCATCGCCGCCGGCAACCGGCGCCTCATGGACACGCTCGGCATTGCGCTGGGCCAGGAGGGCGAAGCCGCTCTGGACCGTCTGCTGTCCAATGGCCAGACGCCGATCCTGGTGGCGCGTGACGGGCAGTTGATCGGGATGCTGGGCATGTCCGACATGGCCCGTGAAGGCGCGGCGGAAGCCATCACCCGGCTGCGTAACATCGGCATAGGCCGTGTGGTCATGCTGACCGGCGACCAGCATGGCGCAGCCGAAGCCATCGCCCGCGAGGTCGGTATCGACGAGGTCCATGCCGGGCTGATGCCCGAGGACAAGCTGGAACTGATCCGGAAGATGAAGGCGGATGGCGCGCATGTCGCCATGGTCGGCGACGGCATCAACGATGCCCCCGCTCTTGCCGCCGCCGACACCTCGATCGCCATGGGCGCCGCCGGCAGCGACGTCGCCATCGAGACCGCCGACATCGCGCTCCTGAAAGACGATCTCGGCAAGATCCCCGAGGCGATGGCGATCTCGCGCGCAACGCTGGGCAATATGCGCCAGAACCTCGTCATCGCACTGGTGACGGTGGCCGGACTGCTGGCGGGCGTGTTCTCCGGCAATGTCCATATGGCCGGCGGCATGCTGGTCCACCAACTTTCGGTGCTGATCGTCATCGCCAACGGCATGCGCCTTCTGCGCATGCCGAAGACGACCGCACCCGGCGGGAGGGCCTCAAAGGTCGCCACCGCCCGGCCCGCAACTGTGGCCGCGCGAGGCTGA
- a CDS encoding heavy-metal-associated domain-containing protein, whose product MAQKTILRSDELSCPSCVPKIEKALNALPGVAKAEVRFNTGKIEVEHDPAQSSVEALVEAVRGTGYEARPAAF is encoded by the coding sequence ATGGCCCAGAAAACCATCCTTCGCAGCGATGAGCTTTCCTGCCCCTCCTGCGTACCCAAGATCGAGAAGGCGCTCAACGCCCTTCCCGGTGTGGCAAAGGCCGAGGTGCGCTTCAACACCGGCAAGATCGAGGTCGAGCACGACCCCGCGCAATCGAGCGTTGAAGCGCTGGTCGAGGCAGTGCGTGGAACCGGCTACGAGGCGCGGCCTGCCGCCTTTTGA
- a CDS encoding MucR family transcriptional regulator, producing the protein MELTADVVSAYVSNNPVPVAELPGLISRVYTSLLQQTDVPTEVVSESKKPAVPIKKSVTPDYIVCLEDGKQFKSLKRHLSTHHGLTPDEYRAKWGLPADYPLVAPNYAAARSALAKSMGLGRKPKPVEEPPAAPARRKRLGLKFS; encoded by the coding sequence ATCGAGCTGACCGCAGATGTCGTTTCGGCCTATGTGTCGAACAATCCTGTACCTGTCGCCGAATTGCCCGGCTTGATCTCCAGGGTGTATACGAGCCTGCTGCAGCAGACCGATGTCCCCACGGAAGTCGTATCAGAATCCAAAAAGCCCGCAGTCCCAATCAAGAAGTCGGTGACGCCGGACTACATCGTCTGTCTCGAGGACGGAAAACAGTTCAAATCCCTGAAGCGCCACTTGTCGACCCACCATGGCCTCACCCCGGACGAATATCGTGCGAAATGGGGCCTGCCGGCAGACTATCCGCTGGTCGCGCCAAACTACGCCGCAGCGCGTTCCGCACTGGCAAAATCGATGGGATTAGGACGCAAGCCAAAGCCCGTCGAAGAACCGCCAGCGGCTCCTGCCAGACGGAAGAGACTCGGCCTCAAATTCTCATAG
- a CDS encoding IS3 family transposase (programmed frameshift), whose amino-acid sequence MVKDIRRATRRHFSSEDKIRIVLDGLRGEDSIAELCRKEGIAQSLYYTWSKEFLEAGKRRLAGDTARAATTGEVQDLRRETRALKEAVADLTLENRLLKKKHDRGWGRRRMRYPASEKLEIIKIVEQSHLPAKKTLDQLGIARRTFYRWYDRYVEGGPEALEDRPSRPNRVWNRISAEVQSQIIDMALEQSELSPRELAVRFTDEKRYFVSEATVYRLLKAHDLITSPAFVVIKAADEFRDKTMRPNEMWQTDFTYFKIIGWGWVYLSTVLDDFSRYIIAWKLCTTMRAQDVTETLELGLTASGCDSARVLHKPKLLSDNGPSYIASELAEWIDANGMSHVRGAPLHPQTQGKIERWHQTLKNRILLENYFLPGDLERQIEAFVEYYNHRRHHESLGNVTPADAYFGRASAIIEQRERIKRQTIELRRLQHRKLAA is encoded by the exons GTGGTCAAAGACATCCGCCGGGCGACACGGCGGCACTTTTCATCGGAAGACAAGATCAGGATCGTGCTGGATGGCCTTCGTGGCGAAGACAGCATTGCCGAGTTGTGCCGCAAGGAGGGGATTGCGCAGAGCCTCTACTACACCTGGTCGAAGGAATTCCTGGAAGCCGGCAAGCGGCGACTGGCAGGCGACACGGCCCGTGCTGCGACGACCGGTGAAGTGCAGGACCTTCGTCGCGAGACCCGCGCGCTGAAGGAGGCAGTCGCCGACCTGACGCTGGAGAACCGTCTGCTCA AAAAAAAGCATGATCGCGGATGGGGGCGACGACGAATGAGATACCCCGCATCCGAAAAGCTCGAGATCATCAAGATCGTCGAGCAGTCGCACCTTCCGGCGAAGAAGACGCTGGATCAGCTCGGCATTGCGCGGCGCACCTTCTACCGCTGGTATGACCGCTACGTCGAAGGCGGCCCGGAGGCGTTGGAGGACCGTCCTTCCCGGCCGAACCGGGTGTGGAACCGCATCAGCGCCGAGGTCCAGAGCCAGATCATCGACATGGCGCTGGAACAGTCCGAGCTGTCACCACGTGAGCTGGCGGTGCGCTTCACCGATGAGAAGCGCTACTTCGTGTCCGAGGCGACCGTCTATCGCCTGCTCAAGGCCCATGACCTCATCACCAGCCCGGCCTTCGTGGTGATCAAGGCCGCCGACGAGTTCAGGGACAAGACCATGCGTCCCAATGAGATGTGGCAGACAGACTTCACCTACTTCAAGATCATCGGCTGGGGCTGGGTCTATCTGTCGACCGTGCTCGACGACTTCTCCCGTTACATCATCGCCTGGAAGCTGTGCACGACCATGCGGGCCCAGGACGTGACCGAAACGCTGGAACTGGGCCTTACGGCTTCAGGCTGTGACAGCGCCAGGGTGTTGCACAAGCCAAAACTGCTCAGCGACAACGGGCCGTCCTACATCGCCAGCGAACTCGCCGAATGGATCGACGCCAACGGCATGAGCCATGTCCGCGGCGCTCCGCTTCATCCGCAGACCCAGGGCAAGATCGAGCGCTGGCATCAGACGCTCAAGAACCGCATCCTGCTGGAGAACTACTTCCTGCCGGGCGATCTTGAACGCCAGATCGAAGCCTTCGTCGAGTATTACAATCACCGACGCCACCACGAGAGCCTTGGCAACGTGACCCCGGCCGACGCCTACTTCGGCAGGGCCTCTGCTATCATCGAACAACGAGAAAGGATCAAACGACAGACGATCGAGCTCCGGCGCTTGCAGCACCGCAAACTCGCCGCTTAA
- a CDS encoding nucleotidyl transferase AbiEii/AbiGii toxin family protein, whose translation MADVFLQLSAEDRRDALSVVADRSGRPTHLLEKDVWVVWALATLYAAPLGEHLVFKGGTSLSKAYQVIRRFSEDVDLTYDIRAIAPDLVGDNGEGLPKTRSEEKRWSSEVRRRLPAWVAETVQPVIETALAVEGLAAAVRVEDEKLFIDYEATAAGSGYVAPSVMLEFGGRSTGEPASLRDVVCDAAGLIDGLVFPTARPRVMHAERTFWEKATAIHVFCLQERLRGDRFARHWHDVVRLDEAGFAEAAFADRDLANAVARHKSMFFAEKAADRTPIDYAAAVSGGLQLVPVGDGAKALEDDYARMVEDGLLFDDEEPFEALMARCADIAARTNRAAK comes from the coding sequence GATCGGCGTGACGCGTTGAGCGTCGTCGCCGACCGTTCGGGTCGTCCCACCCATCTTCTCGAAAAGGATGTGTGGGTGGTGTGGGCGCTGGCGACCCTCTACGCGGCACCGCTCGGCGAGCATCTGGTGTTCAAGGGCGGCACGTCGCTGTCGAAAGCCTATCAGGTCATTCGCCGGTTTTCGGAGGACGTGGATCTGACCTACGACATTCGGGCGATTGCGCCCGATCTGGTCGGGGACAATGGCGAGGGTCTGCCGAAGACACGAAGCGAGGAAAAGCGCTGGTCCAGCGAGGTCCGTCGGCGGTTACCGGCATGGGTCGCGGAAACCGTGCAGCCTGTGATCGAGACCGCACTGGCCGTCGAAGGTCTGGCGGCGGCCGTCCGGGTCGAGGATGAGAAGCTCTTCATCGACTATGAGGCGACCGCAGCCGGGTCCGGCTATGTGGCTCCAAGCGTCATGCTGGAGTTCGGCGGGCGCTCGACGGGCGAACCCGCGAGCTTGCGCGACGTCGTCTGCGACGCGGCCGGCCTGATCGACGGCCTGGTGTTTCCGACGGCGCGGCCGCGCGTCATGCACGCGGAGCGGACCTTCTGGGAGAAGGCGACCGCCATCCACGTCTTTTGCCTCCAGGAGCGGCTGCGCGGCGACCGCTTCGCGCGACATTGGCACGATGTTGTCCGACTGGACGAAGCCGGCTTTGCGGAAGCCGCTTTTGCCGATCGCGACCTGGCCAACGCTGTCGCCCGGCACAAGTCGATGTTCTTCGCAGAGAAGGCTGCCGACCGCACGCCGATCGACTATGCAGCGGCTGTCAGCGGCGGCTTGCAACTCGTGCCGGTCGGCGATGGCGCGAAGGCGTTGGAGGATGACTATGCCCGCATGGTTGAGGATGGACTGCTCTTCGACGACGAGGAGCCGTTCGAAGCGCTCATGGCGCGGTGCGCTGATATAGCCGCGCGCACGAACAGAGCAGCCAAGTAA